Genomic segment of Arachis stenosperma cultivar V10309 chromosome 4, arast.V10309.gnm1.PFL2, whole genome shotgun sequence:
caaatttataTAATGGACAATTTTTGGTTCATTTGGTATTATACAATAATTTCGTTTTGAGCTAATTTTTGGTTCATTTGAGACGAAGTGTTTATGAATTCAAATCTATATAATGAATAATTTTCGGTTCATTTGGCATTATATACTGATTTtcttttgataatattttcggTTCATTCGAGACACAGAAAACGGTTTCTGAATtcgaatttatataatggacCATTTTCGGTTTATTGATATCATACAATGGTTTtgttttgataatattttttgttcatttgATCACAACAGAGAATCAGAATCAATAAAGATGTTAGCAAAATTTTGGTGTTATTGGTGATAACGATAATGATGATGGAGAAgttagaagaaaaggaagaaggagattaaatgaattcaaataaaaaagaaacagGAGGAAAGGAGAatgaggagagggagatggatGTGGTGGTATGGTGGCGATGACGACAATgaaaaaaagatgaagaaaaaagagaaggagaagaagaaggaagaggaggaggagaagaaagaagaagaagaagatgaatgcaGTGTAAACTAAATGATTTGGATGAATTTAGATGTAAGATTACTTAGATGTGTAGCAGGACTCTTTATAATATTTGTTAATATcatcaattaaaaaattaaaaaatttaaaaatatataaatataaattttgttatatatttattaaaaaattaaaatatttctactaataataatctTAAATTCTTAACGAGTGTAAAATCCTTCATTTTATTGGGTGAAGTATCAAATTTGAATATAACAAAAAGTTtagtattattaaaaaatattttggtaagaaaaattgaaaaatagacaTGTCATAATTATAAAAGAATTACAATTTACTTAATAACTATAAGTCATTTTAGTATAGGGTAATGTTAGGTAACTAATAACTTTcttgaacaatatgaacaaccatcaatcaaatcaaaatacAGTATATCTCCAAATTATtcacctaaatcttaatattagaataatcatTTGCATACttagtaaaatgaacatccgatatatctattatttaatatttttgttgtcTGCGTATACTTTTCTTTTAGTATATTATCACTTTTAAGACCTTCAAGCCTACGTCTCTATGTTGTGTTTTTGCCTTTTTGGTAATTTCAATATGCTGTATCTTTTTACGTtatttgggtttttttttttttttagttcttGAGCTACTTGTCattttactctttttttctGTCCCCTTGTTATGAGCTCAGGTTGAATTTTTTACTTTTCCATAACACCGGGCTCCCAGACCAAAATGAAAACATAATATGGGCTCAAAATTCAAGCCTAATAAAGTTCTTGTCAAGAGGGATCAATTTTACCAAAAAAAAGTTCTTGTCAAGAGGGATCAATTTTATACTTGGATGAAACCTACATCTATAGTTtgtaaccaaaaaaaaaaaaaaaacaaaagggaAACCTATATCTACTTGTTTCTAATCTATGATACACAGATACTAAAATAGACACAGACAAGAGATATAATACGATACGAAACACATCgatatacaaatttttaaaattttataagacataggaacatacatatatataacatataaaatttttttagataaatcgtaatgatattttgatattttagtgatattaaaatataaattaatttttttattatttttaatgttttattttaattatataaagtatttaaaatattttttattttaataaataataatatatattatttctaaatttatttcaaaaatatatgttaagaataagattgAACACACTGATATGTGATAGTATTTAGGTGTGTTCAATCTAGGGGTGTTTATGAGTCGGGTGAAAATCGGGTTTGTCCTGACCCAGACCCGGCCCTAAATATATACCGGGTTTATTTTTTTGACTCTAACTCgaccctagacccgatgaaacctaAGCATTTTTGGACCACAACTATACCAGGTCTTTAAAGTTTTAACAATAATTTGTAAAGAAACTTATTTATGATacacttatttataaagaaaaaactTGTTACGAAAAATTGATATCCATATTTGAACTTGAATTTGTCcataaattctaatttgatgCTTCTTTGATCTGTTTCTAATTTAACAagtgtgattaaaaataaaacaataagcttataattaatataacataatattaaaattaatttaaaatatatatatatatatatcttttttagtTCTCTTAGGGTGCACATGGGTCGGGTGAAGCCGAATTTGCCTTGATCAGGACTCGACCCGAAATAATGATCGGATCTATTTTTGAGACTCTTACCTGATCCAAAATATGGTAAAATCACATCAAATTAGCTTCTAAAATATTTAGGACGAAACCGGGCCATGTGCATCTCTAGTTCAAGCGCTTCCCCCTATATAGATAGAATGCTGAGTAAAGAACCCTTAGGTTTTGCCACATTTGTATATCACATCGCATGGAGTCATCCAGGGTGTTCTCCACACAAGACTCTGATTGTCCATATGATTGAGGATTTCAATCCATTCCTGGTTGCTGTATTTAAGATCCCGGCCACTGACTTGAGAAAAAGTCGATTTGAATTCTATTTTCTGGGATGTAGGGTCTCATAAATctgtagaattttttatttttttattaaaatacgtTTGAATATAGAAGACACGCATATCGAATGTCGATGAATGTTGTGTACAAAATATATTGGACACACAAATACAACAATTTAGAAAAATATGTGTGCTTAGTAAATTTTAATCCTCAACTATTCAAATCTCTTAAAAGGATCAATTTAATTgttatatgaaaaataaaaattagtgatcaattttaaaaatattttaatcaatTTGGTATGTTCAAATTATTGTATGaaatgaaataaatttaaaatggtTCTTAAAATTATATTCGAATTTTATAgtaatcttttaaattaatagtTATCTATATTCATTTTTAAAGTTGTACTTTGAAATTTAAAGTcgtcttttaaatatttttttatcaataaaacactattaaaaaattgataatatCGACTTGATTCTGACACGCTGACAATCCTAAACGACACCTTATTTAATTTGGCGCTTAAATTATGGCAAAGAACATTGTTACAATTATGGAATACATTAATCCCTCTTTTAACGTTAATCCAACTTTTTTTCTCCCTCCCAAAATATATTGAGACTTTTTTGTTTCATCGTTATTGTTCAACAACATTATTCCGAGTGCATTTTCAAAGATGAATACGAGAggtaaatataattttaaaaataaatataaataattattaacttgAGAAATTATTATGAAATTCGAGTGTAATTTCAAACTTTTAAGGCTTATCTCATCAAAACAACGAAACCAATTTGATAGTTACcattattttacataattaagaATAGCAATCAAATGGGTCATATAATTTTCATCCAATAATCAAATTACTTCCTCtatcaattttaatattattaattggACAACTGAACAAGTAACTccatttataatttaaaattcaactGTCTAACTTGATAacttaaaaacagaaaaatcaaTTTGATAACAAAATCTATGAAAagtaaaaaacttaaaaaaacaaaaaacaaaactTATATTCTCTTTCTGTGCTAACTAATTGGTGCGTCTATTTGCCGCCAAGAATCGCTCTTCCATTCTccactcttctcttcttctaagACGCAATACAACAAGCACATAGCGTGCAACTCAACCCACcaccctcctcctccttctttccATGGCGGCGGTCAACGGTGACGACAAACCGCTGCAGAAAATCTCAGACGCATTCAAGGTTTTGGCTTCCGTGGCCCAAGATTCGAAGAGCGCGGATATGGAGCTCGCTCCCTTCTCACGTGCCTGCACTCACGTCTGCCCTCTCTTTGGTTGCTTGGGCATCGCTTTCATGTTCGCTGAGAAGGATTTTGTCGCCAAGGTACGTGCAATTCCCGTTGTTATGCTCCCCCAGAATTATTTTGTGAACCAAATTTGGCAACTTTACCGGTTGATTATCTGGAGATTGGCGGTGATCTAGGGTTTCATTTTTCCAATCTTTtctggggggggggggggagttTGATTGAAATGCTGCTGATTTTGTTTGTTTAGCTGTCGTTGCTGTAATTAGAAAAGGGAATTCGAAATTTTGAATCTTGTTATGTTTTGGGAGTGATGGAATTGCTGAATTTGGGGGTTTGAATCTCTTTTTATCATTTCTCTGGGCACTGTATATAATTAGAAATGAAGAAAATGTTATTTCTTTGGGATGAGAAAATTTAATCTTCTTGAGAAAACAAATGGGACAGTTTGGATTGGAGTAATGTTTCTGTAATTTACTTTCATCTTGTAATGATATTGAAAAATATAGTGAAATTCAACATGTGGTCTCAACACTAGAAGTAGGAGCTGTATGCTATTAGTTAGCATGATTTATCAATTCGGGTTGTTTCAAAGCTCTAGTTGATTATTTGATGATAACAGGTGCAAGATCTAGCAGAGGCATCGAATTCCATTAAGACATTGCAATCTATGATTGATCAAGATGTGCAGAACAATTGTGTGAGGACGGCAGGTAGCCATACAAGAAATCTGCTAAGAGTGAAGCGCGGACTTGACATGATCAGATTGCTGTTCGAGTATATGTTAGTTGCAGAGTATGTACATCACCCATGCTCTATAGTTAGCTTTGTGGTTTGTGTTGTGCAAGTTTCTTCTATCTACAATTTTCTATATTTCTTTTGAACAATTTTAAGACTATGCTAGGCACCAAAGAGTGAAAATAGAGTGGGAAAAAAATGAAGAGGGAGCAAATTATTGTACGAGGGAATTGCTTTTTAATCCGGATCCCTAGTTAAGGGGGAAAGAAGGAAACAGATGAACAAAAGCTTTCATGCTTTCCCTTTAAATTTATCCTTATTTGTGATTATTTTTTGGTACCTGTAAGAGGTAGGAGGCCTTGTGAGGATTTAAACCTGTTAAGATTATTGGggattatattttattttattttacccGCGTTAACACATGATGGTTGTGCATTGTGCTAccctattttaaaataagtcTACTGCTGACTACAATCTTGGGAAGCTAAGAAAGTAGTTTATTATGAAGGTAGGCAATGACCATCGGTTAGGGGACTCCTCCTTTAGTATAAACTTTTCTTCATATTTATTGATTATCTTCTCTCCACCATTCCCCAACCAGAACTTTCATTACATACATGATTCCACGAACTTCTGATCTAGTGATCTTATAATTATTTTGGGTATCCTTGGTTAAAAGGTCTTAGCCCTGTGAGTCCTctggatttttttcttttaatgatTAAATCTCACTTCAAATTCCTATTTGGAAGTCACAGCTTCCTTGAAGGTGAAATCCTTTTTTTGGACAGTAGTGCTCAATAGAATTAACACTCACGATACTTCAAAATTGGATACACATTGATTTTTGCGCTGCTCCATGGCTAATCTTCTATGGAATCTGTGGTGAGTTTTCAATGTGTCCTAGAAAGGATCAGTTCTTGTTAACTAGGTTTGTTGGTTTTGGGAGAAGTATGGAAGCTAAATCTTTGTGGTAGTGTGCCATCGATGCTATTGGTGTGTTTGACCATGAAAGTGGCCAGTAGGTCAAGTCTAATTGAGCAGTTAAACAATCGTCAGTTGGTCCAGACAAGTTTTAAAAAGACACAGGTTAAAACAAATATAGTAATTAAAATACTATGATCATGAAATGTTCCTTAATGATGATTGCTTCCAtgatccttttctttttttctcttcctttttccttttgcttttAATGGACTTATTCTTTTTGCAATGTGTATTTGTACAGGCAGAATCACTCAGTGTTAGCCTGTTATTGATCCGAGTTTCTGTATTTGTTTTGGCAGGGGAAGCTCCCTTAGGGATCCAGCTTCAAAGGCTTACGAGAAGGCATTGGCACCTTATCATGGATGGGCTATCAGGAAGGCTGTTTCTGCTGGGTTGTATACCCTTCCAACGAAGGAACAACTATTGGTGAAATTCAATGAGGATGGTAAGTGTAGAATTAAGTTTTGCTATTACATTCAATGAAGTTTAAACTCTTAGGAAGTAAGTTGAAGTTTATTTCTTGAAAGGGGGATTTgaatatatatagtttaataCATATTACATTTATAATAGAGCACTATGACCTCAATTGATCCATGTATCCTGGCAGACCCCACCCAATAAATCAAGGCTTAGATGGTCTTCTTATTGAAATCTATTTATCATGAAATAGGAATAGTTAATAGTTGACATTTTCGTGCCTTCTAAAGTTGGCAATCACATGTCTTAGGTATATATACCGGGCTGTTGCAACTTGCGATGTATGTACTTAATAATAGCTTTTAGAAGTGTGGAACATGCAAGTATTTCTAGTTATTCAAATCTTGTTAGTAAACATATGCATTTATGATATCATGATGCTTATGTTTCTTTCTCGTTACTTAATTATaatctctctttcttttttcagaGGCGACAGCCAGAGTCCTAATGCAAAATTATGTCACCGCATGTACACCTGTACTCCAATACGTTGACAATCTCTTCATTTCCAGAGATTTGGGAACAGATTGGTGAACGATTCTTGAATAATTGTATTCAGATTATACAATGTAATTCGCTATCAGAAAGTTCATAAGATGAATAATGCATTAACTAAATTCATTTGTTGTACAATTTATCTATATTACAATAGTTGGTAGTGTGGATTTGATAGGTATTGTCATGTGATTGGATCAACCCTAATCAAAATGGAAAATGTTGTGCGTAGAAGGAATAACCTCTCATGCGAAATATTTACTGTGGTAATCATTATCTTGATGAAATATGTGTTGCTATTGGTGATTTCTTGAGCTCAAACATACCAGTTTCTCAAAGGATTCTGATAAGAAGAGGTTTCGATTGGTTTATAGGAGAAGTAAGGATACATAAGATGAATTTTCACTAAATTCATAATTGTTGCTCGTTGGCTGCTGATTAACTCCTTTAAGCTAGTTTAGCAAGTTTGGAGCAGTAGTTCTAGGCTTAATTGCTGCCTATAAATACTAGGGGTGAGTTAGTTCTAGTTAGTTAGAAAATTCTGTTTAGTTTGTTAGTTCGGGAGAGGAAAATTCTATCCAGAGTTGATTAGATCCAACAGCATATTTCAATGAGGGATTGTGATTTACAATCCCTAGTTCATCAATAAAATCTCTTAATTCTGCTAGATTTTAGTTCCTATCAACTGGTATCAGAAGTCCATGGATCTTGGTACATGTGGTGAATGGTGCAATTGCAATCACGCAAAATGAAGGGAGATTGGATGCGATGGAATTGCATTTTGACTGATTTGAAGATCTGTGCCGCGCGTTGTAGGAAACGTTGCAGACGATCGATGCACACGTGGATTCCATGGAGCAAGCGGCACGAATCCGCCACGACCAGAGTTCTCCGACGTCGCACCAGGTCATTGGCTGCTCGCAAGGAAACAGAACCGCGTCGGAGCAGTGGAGAAGACTAGAACTCCCGATTTTTTGCGATGAGGACGCGATAACATGGATCAAACGTATGGAGCAGTTTTTCCTGCTCAAAGCAGTGCCAGAAGAGGAGTGGCTCGCGGTGGCGATGTTTGCCGTCGAAGGTCGCGCATTCACGTGGTTTAGGTGGTGAGAGGCGACAGCGCCGGTGCTTCAATGAGGAATGCAGCGCTACTATGGCACTTTCAACCGGAACGGCTACAGAGTCCGTATCAAGCGCGTGCTACGGAAGCTGAAATAGACGAACTCGGTCTAGGATTATGTCGATAAGTTCGTACTTCACGCGTGGCCTCCCCGCGGAATCATGCCGGATTTGCTAATGGACCTCTTCTTGAACGGGCTAAAACTGGAAGTGGGTGAAGAATGTAAACTGTTTTCATATCAGTCAGTGGATGAATTGATGGAGCTGACACAGAAGGTAGAAAATCACAACGCTGCCTTGTAAGGAGTATCAGGACGCAGTAAACCACCAGCTTCCAACTTTGTTGTTGCCAATTCACTTGCCACCAAAACTCTGCACCCTACAATATCCAATTCTGCAGCAAACAAGGGCGCAGAGTTGATGACGATTCCCTCGCGACAGCGCAGATTGAGATATCTCAGCAACGAAGAGTACAGGGCAAAGCCCGCTAGGGGGAATGTTTCTTCTGTGATGAACTGTACTCAACGGATCATGTATGCAAGAACAAGGAGTTCAAGCTACTGTTCATGGAACCATAGGCTGAGGAAGAGGGCTGGTTGGAGCATGAGGCTGTTCCAGACACAATATAGCAGCTGTAGCTCAAACTTTCATGCTCTGATCCCTACCATAGGTCGTTCAAGGCGTGGGCAGAGGTGAAGGGGCGTTGAGTGAAGATGCTAGTTGATTGTGGGGCCTCAATTAACTTCGTAGCACCGGAAATTACAGCAGAATTGGGTCTAGTCATAGATACTACACCTAAGTTCCGAGTGAGGGTGGCTGATCGTCGAAGTTCATGGAGACAGGGCAGATGCAAGGGAGTTACACTAAGCTTCCAGGGACTATTCGTCATAGAGGATTTCTACCTTTTTTCTATCGAGGAGGTTGACTTGTTTTGGGGCTGTCATGGTTAGACAAGTTCGGAGTCATTAGAGCAAGTTTTTAAGGATTCTTGGATCGAGATACTCAAGGGTGGGGAGGCTTTTGCTTTGAAAGGCAACCCGAAACTGTGTTATGGTGGGCTAAATTTACACTCGACTTCAGTTGTAAGTATGCCACAGTTTATATAAACAGTTTTGGACGATCACGAGGTAGTCTTTCACCCACTACCAAGGCTAGCATCACATCGTTCACATGATCATGCTATTCCCTTAAAGGAAATGGTTGATGTCCCTAATATTAGGCCTTATCATTTTCCACATCACCAAAAAGCGGTAATTGAAGAAATGGTTGCAA
This window contains:
- the LOC130973654 gene encoding accelerated cell death 11, producing the protein MAAVNGDDKPLQKISDAFKVLASVAQDSKSADMELAPFSRACTHVCPLFGCLGIAFMFAEKDFVAKVQDLAEASNSIKTLQSMIDQDVQNNCVRTAGSHTRNLLRVKRGLDMIRLLFEYMLVAEGSSLRDPASKAYEKALAPYHGWAIRKAVSAGLYTLPTKEQLLVKFNEDEATARVLMQNYVTACTPVLQYVDNLFISRDLGTDW